In one Nitrososphaerales archaeon genomic region, the following are encoded:
- a CDS encoding Rieske 2Fe-2S domain-containing protein — translation MSQQPSEKGGKLSRRDFLKLLAAAGTVMSFTPFIDWGRFMPNPAGAQADRQKVLLPDGSQANVKTFPVNHSEAIIYPATGDRVLDEEAFRRWQLIRLPSEFGGDRNDVSAFRAYSMVCLHLWCLWKYWPDEKKKRGECPCHGSLYDARTGKAIGGPASLQSPPSNVLPKLDLEADADGFLWVLPPVWNVNANGIVGYGRFLKD, via the coding sequence ATGAGCCAGCAACCTTCTGAAAAAGGTGGCAAGCTCTCTAGACGTGATTTTCTCAAACTTTTGGCAGCAGCTGGAACTGTGATGTCCTTTACGCCCTTCATTGACTGGGGCAGGTTTATGCCAAACCCAGCTGGTGCACAGGCAGATCGTCAGAAGGTGTTGCTGCCCGATGGCTCACAGGCTAACGTGAAGACATTTCCTGTTAACCACTCTGAAGCTATCATATACCCTGCCACTGGCGATAGAGTGTTAGACGAGGAAGCTTTTCGAAGATGGCAGCTCATACGCTTGCCTTCAGAGTTTGGAGGAGACAGAAATGATGTCTCAGCATTCAGGGCGTATAGCATGGTATGTTTGCATTTGTGGTGCTTGTGGAAGTACTGGCCCGATGAAAAGAAGAAGAGGGGAGAGTGCCCATGCCACGGAAGTCTTTACGATGCAAGAACGGGCAAAGCGATAGGCGGCCCAGCTTCGTTACAGTCACCACCAAGCAATGTACTGCCAAAGCTTGATCTGGAGGCAGACGCAGATGGCTTTTTATGGGTCTTACCGCCGGTATGGAATGTAAATGCTAATGGGATAGTTGGGTATGGGCGCTTCCTTAAAGACTGA
- a CDS encoding Lrp/AsnC ligand binding domain-containing protein: protein MRAYVEIDIESGRDVIASAEFIRQIEGVIEAYAVSDKCDIFAAVEAPDFKSIYELVMRKIQVIRGVVDTRILPCVDMDDQKREGEKRSDTDIIPEGAGPPL, encoded by the coding sequence ATGCGGGCATACGTGGAGATCGATATTGAATCAGGTAGAGATGTGATCGCTTCTGCAGAGTTTATCAGGCAGATAGAGGGTGTCATCGAGGCATATGCGGTTTCAGATAAATGCGATATATTTGCAGCAGTGGAAGCGCCTGACTTCAAAAGCATCTATGAACTTGTTATGCGAAAGATACAGGTGATCAGGGGAGTGGTAGATACTAGGATTTTGCCATGTGTTGATATGGATGATCAGAAGAGAGAGGGTGAAAAAAGATCTGACACTGATATTATTCCTGAAGGTGCGGGTCCACCTTTGTAA
- the cobS gene encoding adenosylcobinamide-GDP ribazoletransferase, whose product MVKQIRSLISFLTIIPTGSYDIYYIARHMFLFPVAGAIIGLLIGSFALGLSLMLQPLFVGLIATGTLFILTGAHHTDALSDFADGLMAKGGKDSKRKAMSDPRAGSAGTAALVLYFAGSVIAISILAGIGGFKLLAALIASEVIAKYVMVVQAHKGIAAWEGIGSPFTESMKDSVKMIAASAITIPIAYFAGNIAGLYALASAVLIAFVIVRISNRSFGGVSGDVFGASNEITRLSSLIVFASLL is encoded by the coding sequence TTGGTAAAACAGATCCGTTCACTGATATCATTTCTAACCATAATTCCTACTGGTAGCTACGATATTTACTACATAGCAAGGCACATGTTCCTCTTCCCAGTCGCTGGTGCTATAATTGGCTTGCTTATTGGGTCATTCGCCCTTGGCCTTTCACTAATGCTACAACCATTGTTTGTTGGCCTGATTGCGACTGGAACCCTTTTCATACTGACTGGTGCACATCATACAGATGCGCTGTCGGATTTTGCAGACGGCTTGATGGCCAAAGGCGGGAAGGATTCGAAAAGAAAGGCAATGAGCGATCCGAGAGCGGGATCTGCAGGCACGGCTGCATTAGTCTTGTACTTTGCGGGAAGTGTGATCGCAATTTCTATACTTGCTGGTATCGGAGGCTTCAAGTTGCTGGCAGCATTAATTGCAAGTGAGGTTATCGCAAAGTATGTTATGGTTGTGCAGGCGCATAAGGGAATTGCAGCATGGGAGGGCATTGGCTCTCCATTTACAGAATCCATGAAGGATAGCGTAAAGATGATTGCTGCAAGTGCTATAACAATTCCCATAGCTTACTTTGCCGGCAACATTGCTGGTCTTTACGCATTGGCATCTGCTGTTCTCATTGCTTTTGTAATAGTAAGAATTTCCAACAGAAGTTTTGGAGGAGTATCTGGTGATGTATTTGGCGCATCAAATGAGATAACAAGGCTTTCGTCCCTGATAGTTTTCGCATCTTTGCTATGA
- a CDS encoding cobyric acid synthase, which produces MVKFLMIQGTSSSAGKSFLVAAFCRILSDRGYRVAPLKAQNMSSNLYVTKDGLEMAKAQAIQAIAARTNPSPYMNPILLKPMGDYVSSVVLLGKAYRNMNAKYYYDKFVLQKGMKFVKQAIKKLSQYDIVVIEGAGSPAEINIADYDIANMRLAEMLRAPVLIVADIERGGCFASIVGTMQLLKPKHRNLVKGFIINKFRGDRTILGQAIASLQRITKRPVLGVVPFIDDMMLSNEDSLGIKMGRPRHDMINIAVIKYPNAINVADFEPLLLSSDSLNTYYVTSAGKLSDADLVLLPSSRDIMHDLKWMKHTKIGDEIKSCREKNIPIIGICEGFAMMSEQIRADGKAMNGLGLIDTSAYSGRKLEGTVNVMVASRKPIVYTNGKIFDAYVREHYTVVNGRNANSLLHVHKLNGKPCRFAEGCISKDGFAFGCFLYGLFDTPLIRNSVIEYLSRKKGIRTKIHHMPIDKFWDKQIQRFSTIVKDNIELEQIMRLI; this is translated from the coding sequence ATGGTCAAGTTTTTGATGATACAGGGAACATCATCAAGTGCTGGCAAGAGTTTCCTCGTAGCAGCTTTTTGCAGGATACTTTCGGATAGAGGTTACAGGGTCGCTCCATTGAAGGCACAGAATATGTCATCAAACCTGTACGTTACAAAGGATGGTCTTGAAATGGCAAAAGCTCAGGCAATACAGGCTATAGCAGCTAGAACGAATCCGAGCCCATACATGAATCCAATACTGCTCAAGCCGATGGGTGATTACGTGAGCTCTGTTGTTTTACTAGGTAAAGCATACAGGAACATGAATGCCAAGTATTACTATGACAAATTCGTCCTTCAAAAAGGAATGAAGTTTGTAAAGCAGGCTATCAAGAAATTATCGCAATATGATATCGTGGTAATAGAAGGGGCAGGTAGCCCAGCGGAGATAAACATAGCCGATTACGATATAGCAAACATGAGGCTTGCAGAGATGTTGAGAGCACCAGTTCTTATAGTAGCAGACATAGAGCGCGGGGGATGCTTTGCAAGTATTGTTGGAACCATGCAGCTGCTGAAACCAAAGCACAGGAACCTTGTAAAGGGATTCATCATAAACAAGTTCAGAGGGGATAGAACGATACTTGGTCAGGCAATAGCATCATTACAGAGAATTACAAAGAGACCAGTTCTTGGAGTGGTACCATTCATTGACGATATGATGCTGTCCAACGAGGACTCGCTGGGCATTAAAATGGGAAGACCAAGGCATGACATGATTAACATAGCGGTCATAAAATACCCTAATGCCATTAACGTTGCGGACTTTGAACCACTGCTGCTCTCATCGGATTCTCTTAACACATATTATGTTACATCTGCAGGCAAACTTTCTGACGCTGATTTGGTACTTCTTCCGTCAAGCAGAGATATCATGCATGATCTGAAATGGATGAAACATACAAAGATTGGAGATGAAATAAAATCATGTAGAGAGAAGAACATTCCTATCATTGGCATTTGCGAGGGGTTTGCCATGATGAGTGAACAGATACGCGCTGATGGCAAGGCCATGAACGGCCTAGGCTTGATCGATACCAGCGCATATTCGGGCAGGAAACTTGAGGGCACTGTAAATGTCATGGTTGCAAGCAGAAAGCCCATTGTTTATACGAATGGTAAGATATTTGATGCATACGTACGAGAGCATTACACAGTGGTAAATGGCAGGAACGCAAATTCACTCCTTCACGTGCATAAACTAAACGGAAAACCATGCAGATTTGCTGAGGGCTGCATAAGCAAGGACGGATTCGCGTTTGGTTGCTTCCTTTACGGTCTGTTCGATACGCCTCTCATAAGAAATAGTGTTATTGAATACCTATCACGCAAGAAGGGGATCAGAACTAAGATACATCATATGCCAATTGACAAGTTCTGGGATAAGCAGATACAGAGATTCAGCACCATAGTAAAAGATAACATAGAGTTGGAGCAGATCATGCGGTTGATATAA
- the hisC gene encoding histidinol-phosphate transaminase has product MLTKSGQFDISSLVKDGLLHASPRAHGGLHYLRSIKENTIDFSTNVNPLGASQKVIAAVRKNINLISGYPDPDAKELKNAIAEYVELDRENVVVGNGSNELIHLFADAFVGKGDKVVIPMPTFFEYEFACDKNSANISYVELKEFLLDSKQMIDAIDKETKVLFICNPNNPSGMLAERGDVERILDHAYNNGTLVMLDECFIEFVDYPEKTSFTKFVREYENLVVLRTFTKAFGLAGLRVGYCLASKRVSNILNKAKVPWNVNALAQKAAVAALNDRTYLEKTRNLVKKEKKYLHNSIAKIKQFKPYRSDTNFFLIKLSAMDSVTLKEKLLKRNILVRDCSTFTGMGTDFVRIAVQRHMENRLLVNALKAI; this is encoded by the coding sequence ATGCTCACCAAGTCGGGACAGTTTGATATCAGCTCATTAGTTAAGGATGGTCTTCTGCATGCAAGTCCAAGGGCGCATGGTGGATTGCATTACCTGAGGAGCATTAAGGAAAATACAATTGATTTTAGCACCAACGTTAACCCTCTAGGTGCTTCACAGAAGGTAATTGCAGCTGTACGAAAAAATATCAATTTAATCTCTGGCTATCCTGATCCTGATGCTAAGGAGCTAAAGAATGCAATTGCAGAATATGTTGAATTGGATAGGGAAAACGTAGTAGTTGGAAATGGATCCAACGAGCTCATACATCTCTTTGCCGATGCGTTTGTAGGTAAAGGGGATAAGGTTGTAATACCAATGCCAACATTTTTTGAATATGAATTTGCATGTGATAAGAATTCTGCTAACATAAGTTACGTTGAACTGAAGGAGTTCCTTTTAGACAGTAAACAGATGATAGATGCTATTGATAAAGAAACTAAGGTTCTATTCATATGCAACCCTAACAATCCGAGCGGAATGCTTGCGGAGAGGGGCGATGTGGAGCGAATATTGGATCATGCATACAACAATGGCACGTTAGTGATGCTGGATGAATGCTTCATAGAATTTGTTGACTACCCTGAAAAAACCTCATTTACTAAATTTGTTAGAGAGTACGAGAATCTTGTAGTGCTGAGAACCTTCACAAAGGCATTTGGCCTTGCTGGGTTACGTGTAGGCTACTGCTTGGCAAGTAAGAGAGTCTCAAACATATTAAACAAAGCAAAGGTGCCATGGAATGTTAACGCACTTGCGCAGAAGGCAGCGGTGGCAGCATTGAACGACCGCACATATTTAGAAAAGACCAGAAACTTGGTTAAGAAGGAGAAGAAGTATCTGCATAACAGCATTGCAAAGATTAAACAGTTCAAACCGTACAGATCCGATACAAACTTTTTCTTGATCAAACTTTCTGCCATGGATTCTGTAACATTGAAAGAAAAATTGTTGAAGAGGAATATACTGGTTAGGGATTGCAGCACCTTCACTGGCATGGGAACAGACTTTGTCAGGATTGCGGTACAGAGACATATGGAAAATAGGTTACTGGTAAATGCGCTGAAGGCGATCTAG
- a CDS encoding cobalamin biosynthesis protein: MVAETLLILGAAVALDFIVSDPPNRLHPTAWVGRLIGAITPKLKGSSANVEKVKGTIFAVIVVSFITLSTFYFLQLIEFFLGMAALVIASIIMLKSTIAIRGMEVHARSVMDALANNDLATARAKLANIVGRETSNLDEQHILSATIESIGESTVDGITSPIFYYALFGIPGAFAYRTINTLDSMIGYRDVYHRDIGWFSAHLDTIANYIPARVTALLMIPASKMVGADWKNSLYIMSRDKHNTPSLNGGWAMAAIAGALRVRLEKIGYYSLGEAHEQLTLLHCIKAISIMKMTTILFCIAVALPAIILISLVW, translated from the coding sequence ATGGTTGCAGAAACTCTTTTGATACTTGGTGCTGCAGTTGCCCTTGATTTCATTGTAAGTGATCCTCCGAACAGGCTCCATCCTACAGCATGGGTGGGAAGATTGATCGGTGCTATAACACCAAAGCTTAAAGGTAGTTCTGCAAATGTAGAAAAGGTAAAGGGAACCATATTTGCTGTCATCGTAGTCTCGTTCATTACTCTTTCAACTTTTTATTTTCTGCAACTCATCGAATTCTTCCTAGGCATGGCTGCATTGGTAATAGCAAGCATAATCATGCTCAAGAGCACCATTGCAATAAGGGGAATGGAGGTACACGCTAGATCCGTAATGGACGCATTGGCGAACAACGATCTAGCAACTGCAAGGGCAAAGCTAGCCAATATAGTTGGCAGGGAGACGTCAAATTTGGATGAGCAGCACATTCTATCGGCTACCATAGAGAGCATTGGAGAAAGTACTGTAGATGGCATAACCTCTCCCATATTCTATTATGCATTGTTTGGAATCCCAGGAGCATTTGCATATAGAACTATTAATACTCTGGATTCTATGATAGGTTATAGAGATGTTTACCATAGAGATATAGGCTGGTTTTCAGCGCATCTGGATACCATTGCAAATTACATACCTGCGCGCGTAACCGCACTTCTTATGATCCCTGCTTCCAAGATGGTTGGTGCAGACTGGAAAAATTCGCTCTACATAATGAGCAGAGACAAACATAATACTCCAAGTCTCAATGGAGGTTGGGCGATGGCTGCAATTGCTGGTGCGTTGAGAGTCAGGCTTGAGAAGATTGGCTATTACTCCTTAGGAGAAGCTCATGAACAACTAACATTGCTACACTGCATAAAGGCCATCTCTATAATGAAGATGACGACTATACTCTTCTGCATTGCAGTTGCACTGCCAGCAATTATATTGATATCATTAGTATGGTGA
- a CDS encoding cytochrome b N-terminal domain-containing protein encodes MGASLKTEHGIVRFFKWLWAGLERTLFLGMKFTFPSRYVSPLGFLGMLTFITFIILGITGALLMFYYEPILDRAWDSVERINDVIPYGFHIRNIHYHASNAMVFLALAHMYYQYFSGRYKIRNEVLWVTGVILGTVTILEAFTGYDILYNERAELAISIAASLTNSIPVLGPDIRAMMFGAGFADFVLRFYALHVFILPIIMLGLMAVHFPRFLVFDVPMVMAISGAIFITGGVFPVELGIKFEPESPPGVTVPEWYLTGLYAFLRTQYDKFVTGVLWPGLFIGALLLIPFMDRYKKFSWKDRPLITAIGITSLAQIIVTTYWGFWIDPDIQKSLTERLVIDPIVFYTVMLLLVPLSFGFTYMMIKLARHAEYKHKMEAAKRKGAGETRQGISLPENWSWMIIIALLIFQVYLNISAYYAGVAGFRNVELFLVGLVLITFAGIFHVYRYANQQAKVSRVESPKPVAPAPAEKEKEKPAEKPQPIIIEVPQKATAQTRASAAQTTASGNVPSNVPSGVPAASNAGVQVTKVDPHLQE; translated from the coding sequence ATGGGCGCTTCCTTAAAGACTGAGCATGGTATAGTAAGGTTCTTCAAGTGGCTGTGGGCTGGCCTAGAGAGAACTCTCTTCTTGGGCATGAAGTTTACATTCCCATCAAGGTATGTTAGCCCTCTCGGATTCTTGGGCATGCTGACGTTCATCACCTTCATTATTTTAGGAATAACCGGAGCGCTGCTGATGTTTTACTATGAACCAATACTTGACAGGGCATGGGACAGCGTTGAGAGGATCAACGATGTGATACCATATGGCTTCCATATAAGAAACATACATTACCATGCATCAAATGCCATGGTCTTCCTTGCACTTGCACATATGTATTATCAGTACTTCAGCGGCAGGTATAAGATCAGGAACGAGGTGTTGTGGGTAACAGGTGTTATCTTGGGCACAGTAACCATACTAGAAGCATTTACCGGTTACGATATACTTTACAACGAGAGGGCTGAACTTGCAATCAGTATAGCAGCTTCGTTGACAAATTCCATACCGGTGCTGGGCCCTGATATAAGGGCGATGATGTTTGGTGCAGGGTTTGCTGACTTTGTGCTAAGGTTCTACGCGTTGCATGTATTCATTCTGCCAATTATTATGCTTGGGCTTATGGCAGTACACTTCCCACGCTTCCTCGTATTTGATGTTCCCATGGTAATGGCGATCTCTGGCGCCATTTTCATAACTGGAGGCGTATTCCCTGTGGAGCTTGGCATCAAATTCGAGCCGGAAAGTCCACCGGGAGTAACTGTTCCGGAATGGTACCTTACAGGACTGTATGCTTTCCTGAGAACACAGTATGACAAGTTCGTAACGGGCGTGCTGTGGCCTGGGTTATTCATAGGCGCGTTGCTGCTTATACCATTCATGGATAGATACAAAAAGTTCTCGTGGAAGGATAGGCCTCTTATAACTGCAATAGGAATAACCAGCCTTGCCCAGATCATTGTAACAACCTACTGGGGATTCTGGATAGACCCTGATATACAGAAATCGCTGACCGAGAGGCTGGTAATTGATCCAATAGTGTTTTATACTGTAATGCTTCTGCTGGTTCCGCTGTCATTTGGATTTACGTATATGATGATAAAGCTTGCGAGGCATGCCGAGTACAAACATAAGATGGAAGCGGCAAAGAGGAAAGGCGCTGGCGAAACTAGGCAGGGTATTAGCCTGCCAGAGAACTGGTCTTGGATGATAATTATTGCGCTGCTAATATTCCAGGTGTACCTGAACATTTCAGCATACTATGCTGGCGTTGCAGGCTTTAGAAACGTAGAGCTCTTCCTTGTGGGTTTGGTATTGATAACATTTGCTGGCATATTCCATGTATACAGGTATGCTAACCAGCAGGCGAAGGTCTCAAGGGTAGAATCTCCAAAGCCGGTTGCACCAGCACCAGCTGAAAAGGAAAAGGAGAAACCCGCAGAGAAGCCTCAGCCAATTATTATCGAGGTGCCGCAGAAAGCAACAGCTCAAACAAGAGCAAGTGCAGCTCAAACGACTGCATCAGGTAATGTTCCAAGTAATGTTCCAAGCGGTGTTCCAGCGGCTAGCAATGCTGGTGTACAGGTTACAAAGGTGGACCCGCACCTTCAGGAATAA
- a CDS encoding Ig-like domain-containing protein, producing the protein MRYALLAVSLGMILLTTSFGFNAGTASTATSISLDNLSGFPITQGATLVFSGRLISAITLDGVPDATVNIVHEITYNNKRVLVSGKTDSEGFYSIPWVVDIEQVVPQTGGSFGTETTQGREKRFQVKVFAQFDGNEQYSRSVSNAQSFEVRLNQIKIFVERKPTYLAYESFTIRVRVTDVDNVLIDPDKITALFDNNPITLVREDTGIYSFVIASLAPGSHSLKVTAEKKGHVTDEQLVTIEGMKRRTALVINTDKMSYQQGETVTITVKVHDTSTTQIVSGKPIAASLTSPALKVTSLTLVGGVATYRLTTLDPVGTWSISASFAGDIAYFGSSASASFTVERAGVISPPPPPTVREKVSVGRINLVDQSGSRLRDVSVGQQVMIQTSMTSNLATSQEIAYISQVKDADGVTVALSWVVSTVSPGQSLELAISWLPNRSGDYTAEVFVWKSITDPEPLTSEVKRATIVVR; encoded by the coding sequence ATGCGATACGCCCTTTTGGCAGTTTCTTTGGGCATGATTTTGCTAACAACCAGTTTTGGTTTTAATGCAGGTACAGCTTCTACTGCTACATCTATAAGCCTTGATAATTTGTCTGGCTTCCCCATCACCCAGGGTGCAACGCTTGTCTTTAGTGGGAGGCTGATCAGCGCTATCACACTTGACGGCGTTCCAGATGCGACAGTTAACATTGTACATGAAATAACATATAACAACAAGCGCGTGCTAGTTAGCGGAAAAACAGATTCTGAAGGTTTCTATTCAATTCCATGGGTCGTAGATATTGAGCAGGTTGTGCCACAGACAGGAGGCTCATTTGGTACTGAAACGACACAAGGAAGGGAGAAGAGGTTCCAGGTTAAGGTATTTGCACAGTTCGATGGCAACGAGCAATATTCGCGTTCCGTAAGCAACGCACAATCATTCGAGGTTAGGCTTAACCAGATCAAGATATTTGTGGAGAGAAAGCCAACTTACTTGGCATATGAAAGTTTTACAATAAGGGTTCGTGTTACAGACGTTGACAACGTACTTATCGATCCTGATAAGATAACAGCATTGTTCGATAATAACCCCATAACGCTTGTAAGAGAGGATACCGGCATCTATTCATTCGTAATTGCCTCTTTGGCTCCAGGTTCGCATTCGTTAAAGGTGACGGCTGAAAAGAAAGGTCACGTGACTGATGAGCAGCTTGTTACCATTGAGGGGATGAAGCGCAGAACTGCTCTGGTCATAAACACTGACAAGATGAGTTATCAACAGGGTGAAACTGTAACAATAACTGTAAAGGTACATGATACAAGTACCACTCAAATAGTTTCTGGCAAGCCCATCGCTGCATCCCTTACCTCTCCTGCCCTAAAGGTTACTTCGCTGACACTTGTGGGTGGTGTAGCAACATACCGACTTACTACACTTGATCCTGTTGGCACTTGGTCCATATCGGCCTCCTTTGCTGGTGACATTGCATACTTTGGTTCCTCTGCCTCTGCCTCCTTCACAGTTGAAAGAGCTGGTGTAATTTCACCACCACCGCCACCAACTGTTCGGGAAAAGGTTTCAGTAGGAAGGATCAACTTGGTAGATCAGAGCGGCTCAAGGCTGCGAGATGTTTCTGTGGGACAGCAGGTGATGATACAGACTAGCATGACCAGTAATTTAGCTACGTCACAGGAAATAGCATATATAAGCCAAGTGAAAGATGCTGATGGTGTTACTGTTGCATTATCATGGGTTGTCAGCACCGTTTCTCCTGGACAGTCATTGGAACTTGCAATATCGTGGCTCCCTAACAGATCTGGTGACTATACTGCAGAGGTTTTTGTTTGGAAGAGCATAACCGATCCTGAGCCGCTAACTTCGGAAGTTAAGCGAGCGACCATAGTTGTAAGGTAG
- a CDS encoding plastocyanin/azurin family copper-binding protein: MTTTQKHSPFGIGLIAFIIGIGVSIGFYQFAYLPYVNLKPAIAEEILNPERVTEILIIKGSFDPEQVDNYIPKRVEVQLGFDNKVVWKNEDTLGHTVTTDNGHVDRYSGPFDSLATIGLVKPGAEYEFLFTQEGEFPYHCEPHPWMKGVVKVIKQKF; encoded by the coding sequence ATGACCACCACACAAAAGCACAGTCCCTTTGGTATAGGTCTTATAGCCTTCATCATAGGCATTGGTGTAAGCATTGGGTTTTATCAGTTCGCCTACCTTCCATATGTTAACCTAAAACCTGCTATTGCTGAAGAGATACTAAATCCAGAGAGGGTAACGGAGATTCTCATAATCAAGGGGTCTTTTGATCCGGAGCAGGTTGATAATTACATACCGAAACGTGTTGAGGTTCAGCTTGGCTTTGATAACAAAGTTGTGTGGAAAAACGAGGACACTCTTGGGCATACGGTTACTACAGATAACGGTCACGTAGATAGATATAGTGGCCCCTTTGATTCTCTTGCAACAATTGGCTTGGTGAAGCCGGGAGCGGAGTACGAGTTCCTGTTTACTCAGGAGGGCGAGTTTCCTTACCACTGCGAACCCCACCCATGGATGAAGGGCGTTGTTAAAGTTATCAAACAGAAGTTCTAG